In Bacillus sp. S3, the sequence ACAAGCGACCTCTACCTTGATCCTTGCTGCCACACATGTTTCAAAAGAAGCAGAGCAAGGGCATTTACGTGAACAGAATTGGGAAGAAGCCATTGAGGAAATCTCAAGTGATTCCTTGGCAAAATACCAATCACTTGTATTTGGAGATCCTGATTTTCTAACTTATTTTAATGAAGCCACACCATTAAAAGAACTCGGCGATCTTAATATCGGTTCAAGACCAATGAGTCGTAAAAATAGAGGGAGATTTGAGGACTTGAGGGCCATTCCATGGGTGTTTGCATGGACACAAAGCCGCCAGCTGCTTCCTGCATGGTATGCTGCGGGTACTGGTTTAGACAGCTTTGCTGCAAAAGATGAGAAAAATTTGAAGCTCCTGCAGGAAATGTATGAAAAGTGGCCATTCTTTCAATCAACCATTGACAATCTTCACATGGCTTTGATGAAGGCAGATATTACGACTGCGAAGGAATATTTATTACTTGTTGATGATAAAACAATTGCCGAAAGAATCTTTGCTAATATTCTAGATGAGTATGAAAAGACAAAAGCCATTCTTCTCAAAATTACCGGTGACAAAGAATTGCTTGATCACACTCCTAATATCAAGGAATCAGTGTTTAGAAGAAATCCATATGTGGATCCTTTAAACTTTTTACAGGTAGAACTAATAAAAGAACTGCGGGAACAGGACGAGCCTAATGAGGAACTTTTAACGGAAGTCCTTCTTACCATCAGCGGAATTTCCGCAGGTTTACGGAATACCGGTTGATATTGCAAAAAAAGCGATAACTCATTAAATGAGCTTATCGCTTTTTTAATTTTATTAAAATTTGACAACGGTCAAGGTTGAATTTTTCATTCCCCGATATGATGAAGGAGAAGATAACAGAGAGGGGAAATGGAAAATGAAAACAGTTAAATTTCAAATGGAGGAGCTCACCTGCCCAAGCTGTATTAAAAAAATTGAAAAGGCACTCTTGAAGCTGTCAGGCGTCCAAGCAGCCCAGGTACTCTTTAACTCAAGCAAGGTAAAAGTCGTGTATAATGAAGCAAATATCGATTCAGAAAGAATAAAGGATATAATAGAAAAATTAGGTTACCAGATCTTAACCGCTAAGGAAAAATTGGGGGATGATTAGGATGACGCGAAATAGAAAGGGTGTAATAGTAATCCTATCAGGAAGCTTGCTCGCAGCTGCATTTTTATTTTACATGATAAAAATATATGTCATGAAGGATGCAGTTCTCATCCTTTCCACCTTGATAGCCGGTTATCCTATTGTCAAAAAAGCATGGCAATCCGTTAGGATGAGGGCCTCTAGCATTGAACTGCTGGTCACGATTGCCGTGGCAGGGGCACTGATGATAGGTGAATATGTGGAATCAGCAGCGGTTACTTTTTTATTTATATTTGGAGCCTATCTTGAAGCGCATACGCTTGAAAAAACTCGGAGGTCATTAAAATCTCTCATGGATATGGCCCCGCTAAAAGCCACAGTGAAAAGAGAGGGGAAATCAGTCAGTATTCCAGCGGAAGAAGTAAAAATAGGAGATCTTGTTCTAGTCCCTTCTGGAGAAAAAATTGCTGTCGACGGAATCGTCGTTTCTGGGCAGGCTTTGCTAAATGAAGCAGCCATCACAGGTGAGTCTGTTCCAGCCAGCAAACAAAAAAATGATCATGTATTCAGTGGAACTATCGTAGATAGCGGATATATCGAAGTGATAGCTGAAAGGGTTGGGGAAGATACCACTTTTGCCAAAATCATCGAGCTTGTGGAAGAGGCCCAAGAATCAAAGGCTAAAACCCAGAAATTCCTTGAGAAGTTTGCAAACTTTTATACACCGGTAATACTCGTCCTATCGGTCATGGTCTATTTCTTCACAAAGGATATCGAATTAACGCTGACCTTCCTGGTGATTGCCTGTCCGGGTGCCTTAGTCATTTCTGCACCAGTATCGATTGTTGCAGGAATC encodes:
- a CDS encoding heavy-metal-associated domain-containing protein — translated: MKTVKFQMEELTCPSCIKKIEKALLKLSGVQAAQVLFNSSKVKVVYNEANIDSERIKDIIEKLGYQILTAKEKLGDD